A region from the Nostoc sp. HK-01 genome encodes:
- a CDS encoding two-component sensor histidine kinase — translation MIGIEGHTLQKRPFGFQEVAEILAQMNQQGFWSQEIEYVTKQGNSFWGNIAAKEIRIADQVMNLVRITDISDRKRTEAALTKSEEQQRLTLEFTHIGIWDWNLQTNEVIWNDKLYHLLGLDPETSTAKYQLWHDAIHPDDVENVEKAVLQALTTHTNFDAEYRVILPNGEILWLLGKGRGIYDTADQPIRMLGVIIDISDRKLAEQALQDKENFLRSIYDGVGQSIFVVDVVDDDFCYVGFNHTHEELTGLRSNELQGKTPEQVLPLDAAVIIRQHYQNCLAAGTTITYNECLPFKGQETWWMTSLTPLRDESSSIYRIVGSSINITEQQRAQQMLELQAVITRNMAEGICLVRANDGIIVYANPKFEKMFSYDTDELNGLHISIINYADDQAKAEEVNQAIRAAVLEHGEASYEVHNVKKNGTPFWCSATTSVFEHPEYGKVFVAVHQDITEQKQAEKKIKASLKEKEVLLKEIHHRVKNNLGIVSSLLQMQCRRTQDPQASEILRDSQNRIASIALVHEKLYRSADLANIDFSQYIPDLTTHLFDSYNITPNCIKLKIQVNGASLDIETAIPCGLIINELVSNALKYAFTNQSTGEILVSLAQQEHDNLILTVRDNGIGLPQDFNSKNTKTLGIILVQGLVKQLRGKIEINSQQGAEFKITFTKSRA, via the coding sequence TTGATTGGGATTGAAGGACACACTCTGCAAAAACGACCTTTTGGTTTTCAAGAGGTAGCTGAAATTCTGGCACAAATGAATCAGCAAGGATTTTGGAGCCAAGAAATTGAGTACGTTACAAAACAAGGTAATAGTTTTTGGGGAAACATCGCAGCGAAAGAAATTAGAATTGCTGATCAAGTGATGAATCTGGTGAGAATTACAGATATCAGCGATCGCAAACGCACCGAAGCAGCCTTAACCAAGAGTGAAGAACAACAGCGACTTACACTAGAATTTACCCATATTGGCATCTGGGATTGGAATCTTCAAACAAATGAAGTTATTTGGAATGATAAACTCTATCACTTGCTAGGCTTAGACCCAGAAACATCAACAGCTAAGTATCAGCTATGGCATGATGCCATCCATCCAGATGATGTAGAAAACGTTGAAAAAGCTGTATTGCAAGCTTTGACAACACATACTAACTTTGATGCAGAATATCGCGTAATTCTTCCAAATGGCGAAATTCTCTGGCTGCTAGGCAAAGGACGTGGAATCTACGACACAGCAGATCAGCCTATTCGGATGTTAGGTGTGATTATTGATATTAGCGATCGCAAACTAGCAGAACAAGCACTGCAAGATAAAGAAAATTTTTTACGCAGTATCTACGATGGCGTAGGGCAGTCAATTTTTGTCGTCGATGTTGTAGATGATGATTTTTGCTATGTGGGTTTTAACCACACTCACGAAGAACTAACGGGTTTACGTTCAAATGAGTTGCAAGGTAAAACCCCAGAACAAGTTCTTCCACTAGATGCAGCGGTAATAATCAGACAACATTATCAAAATTGTCTAGCCGCAGGTACAACCATTACTTATAACGAATGTTTACCTTTTAAAGGACAGGAAACCTGGTGGATGACGAGTCTGACACCCCTGAGAGACGAAAGCTCAAGTATTTACCGCATTGTTGGTAGCAGTATTAATATCACAGAGCAACAACGCGCTCAACAAATGCTAGAACTGCAAGCAGTCATTACGCGTAATATGGCTGAAGGGATATGCTTGGTTCGCGCCAACGATGGAATTATCGTCTATGCAAATCCTAAATTTGAGAAAATGTTTAGCTATGACACTGATGAATTAAACGGCTTACATATATCAATTATTAATTATGCAGATGATCAAGCTAAAGCCGAAGAGGTGAATCAGGCCATTCGTGCAGCGGTTTTAGAACATGGCGAAGCCAGCTATGAAGTCCACAATGTGAAAAAAAATGGCACTCCCTTCTGGTGTAGTGCTACCACCTCTGTCTTTGAACATCCTGAGTACGGAAAAGTTTTCGTTGCTGTTCACCAAGATATTACCGAACAAAAGCAAGCAGAAAAAAAAATCAAAGCATCTCTCAAAGAAAAAGAAGTTTTACTTAAAGAAATTCACCATCGTGTCAAAAACAATTTAGGCATTGTCAGCAGCTTATTACAAATGCAATGCCGACGCACACAAGACCCGCAAGCATCAGAAATTCTGCGCGATAGCCAAAACCGCATTGCTTCTATTGCCTTAGTCCATGAAAAACTCTACCGTTCCGCAGATTTGGCTAATATTGATTTTTCTCAATATATCCCCGATTTAACAACTCATTTATTCGATTCTTACAATATAACTCCCAATTGTATTAAACTAAAAATCCAAGTTAATGGTGCCAGCCTAGACATTGAAACAGCCATTCCCTGTGGTTTGATTATCAATGAATTAGTTTCTAATGCTTTAAAATACGCTTTTACTAATCAAAGTACAGGCGAAATTCTAGTCAGTTTAGCACAACAAGAACATGATAATTTAATACTTACTGTTCGAGATAATGGAATCGGGCTACCTCAAGACTTTAACAGTAAAAACACGAAAACACTAGGTATTATTCTTGTACAAGGTTTAGTTAAGCAGTTAAGAGGAAAGATTGAGATTAACTCTCAACAAGGGGCAGAATTTAAAATTACTTTTACAAAAAGCAGGGCATGA
- the aroK_2 gene encoding shikimate 5-dehydrogenase, which yields MTKVTGTTKLLGVIGHPVEHSLSPVMHNAALAALGVDYIYLPFPIEPENLQIAIAGFAAIGVTGFSVTIPHKQAIMSLLSDITPVAQAIGAVNTVTRKNQQWVGTNTDIEGFIAPLQTTYQQDWSQKVAVILGNGGAARAVVAGCYQLGFAEIHVVGRNEPKVIEFRDSWGSSPIAEKLQVHTWPTLAKLIPQANLLVNTTPMGMYPQVDDSPLSAAEMIDLPSGAIAYDLIYIPQPTKFLQQAEKQGAIIIDGLEMLVQQGAAALKIWLQQETVPVDVMRQALRQHLGLI from the coding sequence ATGACTAAAGTTACAGGCACTACCAAATTATTAGGTGTAATTGGACATCCGGTGGAACATTCGCTGTCGCCAGTGATGCACAATGCAGCGTTAGCAGCGTTAGGCGTAGATTATATTTATCTACCTTTTCCTATTGAACCAGAGAATTTACAAATAGCGATCGCAGGTTTTGCGGCAATTGGGGTGACAGGTTTTAGTGTGACAATTCCCCATAAACAGGCAATTATGTCTTTACTCTCAGACATTACACCCGTAGCGCAAGCAATAGGTGCAGTCAATACTGTTACCCGTAAAAATCAGCAATGGGTAGGGACAAACACTGATATTGAGGGATTTATCGCCCCATTACAAACAACATATCAGCAAGATTGGAGTCAAAAAGTAGCGGTAATTTTAGGTAATGGCGGTGCGGCGAGGGCTGTGGTTGCAGGTTGTTATCAACTGGGTTTTGCCGAAATTCATGTTGTGGGACGCAATGAACCAAAAGTAATCGAGTTCCGGGATAGTTGGGGAAGTTCACCCATAGCTGAGAAACTGCAAGTTCATACATGGCCTACTCTGGCCAAACTAATTCCCCAAGCTAATTTATTAGTGAATACTACACCAATGGGGATGTATCCGCAAGTTGATGACTCACCTTTGAGTGCTGCGGAAATGATTGATCTGCCATCAGGTGCGATCGCCTATGATTTAATTTATATTCCCCAGCCGACAAAATTTCTCCAACAGGCAGAAAAACAAGGCGCAATTATTATTGATGGGTTAGAAATGCTCGTACAACAAGGCGCAGCGGCCTTAAAAATTTGGTTACAACAAGAAACTGTACCAGTTGACGTGATGCGCCAAGCACTACGCCAACATTTAGGTTTAATCTGA
- a CDS encoding threonine synthase, with amino-acid sequence MTVSLSVAKSHRQPWPGLIEAYREYLPVSDNTPVVTLLEGNTPLIPVPAIAERIGRQVSVFVKYDGLNPTGSFKDRGMTMAISKAKEAGAKAVICASTGNTSAAAAAYAKRGGMNAFVLIPDGYVALGKLAQALLYGAEVLAIKGNFDRALEIVREMAESYPITLVNSVNPYRLEGQKTGAFEVVDALGNAPDWLCIPVGNAGNISAYWMGFCQYHQAGKCDRLPKMMGFQAAGAAPLVNGQPVAHPETIATAIRIGNPASWDKAIAAQTASQGTFQAVTDAEILDAYRLLAASEGIFCEPASAASVAGLLKVKDQVPTGATVVCVLTGNGLKDPDTAIKHSDSKFKQGIPAELKAVATAMGF; translated from the coding sequence GTGACTGTGAGCTTGTCTGTTGCTAAATCTCATCGCCAACCTTGGCCCGGACTGATAGAAGCCTATCGTGAGTACTTACCTGTCAGTGACAATACACCCGTTGTTACCTTGTTAGAGGGTAACACTCCCTTGATTCCGGTGCCGGCGATCGCAGAACGCATTGGCAGACAAGTCAGCGTATTTGTCAAATACGACGGTCTCAACCCGACAGGCAGTTTTAAAGACCGAGGGATGACGATGGCCATTTCCAAGGCCAAAGAAGCTGGCGCGAAAGCAGTAATTTGCGCGAGTACAGGTAACACTTCCGCCGCCGCCGCAGCTTATGCCAAGCGTGGGGGAATGAATGCTTTTGTGCTGATTCCTGATGGTTATGTTGCTCTGGGCAAATTAGCGCAGGCTTTATTATATGGAGCCGAAGTTCTGGCAATTAAAGGGAATTTTGACCGCGCCTTAGAAATTGTTCGGGAAATGGCCGAGAGCTATCCTATAACTTTGGTGAATTCCGTTAATCCCTACCGTTTAGAAGGACAGAAAACGGGAGCCTTTGAAGTAGTTGATGCTCTGGGTAACGCTCCAGACTGGTTATGTATCCCGGTGGGTAATGCCGGGAATATCTCAGCATATTGGATGGGATTTTGTCAATATCATCAAGCGGGGAAATGCGATCGCCTGCCCAAAATGATGGGATTTCAAGCCGCAGGTGCAGCACCCTTAGTTAACGGTCAACCAGTAGCCCATCCCGAAACCATCGCCACAGCCATTCGCATTGGGAATCCAGCCAGTTGGGATAAAGCGATCGCGGCTCAAACTGCTAGTCAAGGAACTTTTCAAGCCGTCACTGATGCCGAAATTCTAGATGCTTATCGTCTCTTGGCTGCATCCGAGGGAATTTTCTGTGAACCAGCCAGTGCAGCTTCTGTAGCCGGATTATTAAAAGTCAAAGACCAAGTACCCACAGGCGCAACAGTGGTTTGTGTACTGACTGGTAATGGACTCAAAGATCCAGATACAGCTATTAAGCACAGTGATAGTAAATTTAAGCAAGGCATCCCAGCCGAATTAAAAGCTGTAGCTACAGCAATGGGATTTTAA
- a CDS encoding diguanylate cyclase/phosphodiesterase with PAS/PAC and GAF sensor(s) produces MLGFFKILLTTQQFIPHGHCYLWQSNLLGLHIVSDSLIALAYYSIPLTLLYFVRQRQDVPFNWIFLLFGTFIITCGATHLMEIWTLWHPTYWLSGGIKAIAAVVSLYTAWELIYLMPQVLVLPSPAQLEAANQELKREISERQQIEAALRCSEERWHLAIAGTNEAIWDWNILTNQTFRSERWYEMLGYERYELSSEDDEWSKRIHPDDYAPVIAAQTAYLWQQTPDYNVEYRLRRKDGSYCWFRSRAKAVWDEQGNPVRLVGSLGEITDRKQVELALQEREAMLRRIGDNLPNGAIYKVIREFDGSDRFYYLSAGIEKIMEVSAADALRDASLLYRQFIPEDMPRLEAAVNESMQHLSIFNVQLRICTPSGQIKWCHFRSSPRQLEDGRVAWDGLVVDVTELKRTEEILRKNEALLEESQRVARLGNWEYDLSTGKITWSKGLFELFQRDLNLLAPSYEENLQLYHPEDRQQLDQAVKRAISTGESYKLILRATRSDKEEIYVEGIGYAEFNANQEVVRLYGTAQDISDRKQAELALQASERRFRGIFNNSFQFIGLLNIDGTLLEANQTALNFVGLQPEDVINRPFWETHWWTISPEIQEQLKQAIAWAAQGNFIRYEVDVLGANNQVATIDFSLRPLQDENGQVILLIPEGRDITERQVAMRDRIQAEEKLRRSEAQLTAAQHIAHVGSWEWNLGDEKQIWSAETFRIFGLYPIQPVPTQAELLRMLHPDDRPALQAHFLAAIIDACPINLEYRIIRPDGSIRYLESRAEVAYNTQEKTIKLFGAILDITERKQTELEIIKSRDLREAIFNESADALFLVDPKTLLTTDIRNKLEEKEFCQ; encoded by the coding sequence ATGCTGGGTTTTTTTAAAATTCTTTTAACTACTCAACAGTTTATTCCTCACGGTCATTGCTATCTTTGGCAATCAAATTTATTAGGACTGCATATTGTATCTGATAGTTTAATTGCACTTGCTTATTATTCCATTCCCTTGACGCTACTTTATTTTGTCCGCCAGCGCCAAGATGTACCATTCAACTGGATATTCTTGCTGTTTGGCACATTTATTATTACCTGTGGCGCTACCCACCTAATGGAAATTTGGACGCTTTGGCATCCTACCTATTGGCTAAGTGGCGGGATTAAAGCGATCGCGGCTGTAGTCTCACTGTACACAGCTTGGGAACTGATATATTTAATGCCTCAAGTACTGGTTTTACCTAGTCCGGCACAACTAGAAGCTGCTAACCAAGAACTCAAGCGAGAAATCAGCGAACGCCAACAGATAGAAGCCGCCTTGCGATGTAGTGAAGAACGTTGGCATTTAGCTATTGCTGGTACCAATGAAGCAATTTGGGATTGGAACATATTAACTAATCAAACTTTCAGGTCTGAGCGTTGGTATGAGATGTTGGGATATGAACGTTATGAACTCAGCAGTGAAGATGATGAATGGAGCAAACGCATACATCCTGATGATTATGCACCAGTCATTGCTGCCCAAACAGCTTATTTATGGCAACAAACCCCAGATTATAACGTTGAATATCGGCTGCGGCGCAAAGATGGGAGTTACTGCTGGTTTAGATCACGGGCAAAAGCTGTCTGGGATGAACAAGGAAATCCAGTACGGTTGGTTGGTTCATTAGGGGAAATTACTGACCGCAAACAAGTAGAACTAGCATTGCAAGAGCGAGAAGCAATGTTGCGGCGGATTGGGGATAACCTGCCGAATGGCGCAATTTATAAAGTCATCCGAGAATTTGATGGGAGCGATCGCTTTTACTATCTGAGTGCCGGAATTGAAAAAATTATGGAAGTTAGTGCAGCAGATGCACTCAGGGATGCAAGCTTACTCTATCGTCAGTTTATCCCAGAAGATATGCCCCGACTGGAGGCAGCTGTTAATGAGTCAATGCAGCATCTCTCTATTTTTAATGTTCAACTGCGAATCTGCACACCCAGTGGTCAAATTAAATGGTGTCATTTTCGTTCCTCACCACGTCAGTTAGAAGACGGTCGAGTCGCTTGGGATGGTTTGGTAGTAGATGTCACCGAACTTAAACGCACGGAAGAAATACTCCGCAAAAATGAAGCCTTGTTAGAAGAATCGCAGCGAGTAGCGCGTTTGGGTAATTGGGAGTATGATTTGTCCACTGGGAAAATTACTTGGTCAAAAGGGCTGTTTGAGCTTTTTCAACGAGATCTAAATCTGTTGGCTCCCAGCTATGAAGAAAATTTACAACTATATCACCCTGAAGATCGGCAACAATTAGACCAAGCTGTCAAGCGTGCTATTTCAACGGGTGAATCTTACAAACTGATTTTACGTGCTACCAGATCTGACAAAGAGGAAATTTATGTTGAGGGGATTGGCTATGCTGAGTTTAACGCTAATCAAGAGGTAGTTCGTCTTTACGGTACGGCTCAAGATATTAGCGATCGCAAGCAAGCAGAATTAGCTTTACAAGCAAGCGAACGCAGATTTCGAGGCATTTTTAATAATTCATTTCAGTTTATCGGACTACTGAATATTGATGGAACCTTGTTAGAGGCGAATCAGACAGCGCTCAATTTTGTCGGACTTCAGCCTGAAGATGTAATTAATCGACCATTTTGGGAAACACATTGGTGGACAATTTCACCAGAAATCCAAGAGCAACTGAAACAGGCAATTGCTTGGGCGGCTCAAGGAAACTTTATCCGCTATGAAGTTGATGTTTTAGGAGCCAATAACCAAGTAGCCACCATTGATTTTTCCTTGCGACCACTTCAAGACGAAAATGGCCAAGTGATTTTGTTAATTCCCGAAGGACGGGATATTACTGAAAGACAAGTAGCGATGCGCGATCGCATCCAGGCGGAAGAAAAATTGCGCCGCAGTGAAGCCCAGCTAACTGCTGCCCAGCATATCGCCCATGTTGGTAGTTGGGAATGGAACTTGGGTGATGAAAAACAAATTTGGTCAGCGGAAACCTTTCGGATTTTTGGTCTCTATCCAATTCAACCAGTACCAACTCAAGCAGAATTACTGCGAATGCTTCATCCAGATGATCGCCCCGCTTTACAAGCCCATTTTTTAGCAGCAATTATTGATGCCTGCCCAATAAATCTTGAGTATCGCATTATTCGACCTGATGGCTCAATTCGCTATTTGGAGTCTAGAGCAGAGGTAGCATATAATACTCAAGAAAAAACAATTAAGTTATTTGGAGCCATTCTCGATATTACAGAGCGTAAACAAACTGAATTAGAAATTATCAAGAGCCGCGACTTGCGCGAAGCTATTTTTAACGAATCTGCTGATGCTTTATTTTTAGTTGATCCGAAAACATTACTCACTACCGACATTCGGAACAAGTTAGAAGAGAAAGAATTTTGTCAATAA
- a CDS encoding transposase, IS4: MSSSRKTNRDHAKKKQRPMMEDEVIASQLEQLLTPAITSQENYYRQLGLRDRILNLPLMVAAVLTLLWRDVAGATELTRMLAREGFLWCKPLEVSQQAISQRFLTFPAQLFERVFKDLVPKLQDSWQRRSRRKVPQSVQFTKSKFEKIWIVDCSILEALFQKLDSLKDAPPGKLAGKICTVIDLVNFLPVEIWFNENARSADTNFESDILKSADPHTLLLLDRGFYHFNFWLQLIAQKVNFITRLKKGAAIHVEQVFTDSFSLRDRLIRLGSGTKKTPFITLRLVEVRSAKTWHSYLTSVLEPTVLPPYVVADLYRRRWRIEDAFNTVKRLLGLSYLWTGSVNGVQLQIWGTWLFYAVLVDLGDAVADELSLPFDSISLEMIYRGLYHFYVAHQKGKATDPIKYFAAPENQDLGIVKRQRKPNMLLIVAPFPDQQRGTPEFFFQPPSQIPLTTASQP; encoded by the coding sequence ATGAGTAGCAGTCGTAAAACCAATCGAGATCATGCTAAAAAGAAGCAACGCCCAATGATGGAAGACGAAGTAATTGCTTCTCAACTTGAGCAGTTACTTACACCAGCAATCACTTCACAAGAAAATTACTACCGTCAACTGGGATTAAGAGACAGGATTCTCAACTTACCATTAATGGTAGCGGCAGTGCTAACTCTACTGTGGCGAGACGTGGCGGGAGCCACAGAATTAACCAGAATGTTAGCACGAGAAGGGTTTCTGTGGTGTAAACCTCTTGAGGTGAGCCAACAAGCAATATCGCAGAGATTTCTGACATTCCCAGCGCAATTATTTGAAAGAGTTTTTAAAGATTTAGTCCCAAAATTACAAGATTCTTGGCAAAGAAGAAGTAGGCGAAAAGTCCCCCAAAGTGTTCAATTCACTAAGTCAAAATTTGAAAAAATTTGGATAGTAGATTGTTCAATTTTGGAAGCTTTATTTCAGAAGCTTGACAGTTTAAAAGATGCTCCGCCTGGTAAATTAGCTGGAAAAATTTGTACAGTTATAGATTTAGTCAATTTTTTACCTGTAGAAATTTGGTTTAATGAGAATGCCAGAAGTGCAGATACAAATTTTGAATCAGATATTTTAAAGTCAGCAGATCCCCATACCTTACTTTTATTAGATAGAGGATTTTATCATTTTAACTTCTGGCTACAACTAATTGCACAAAAAGTGAATTTTATTACTCGGTTAAAAAAGGGAGCAGCAATTCATGTCGAGCAGGTATTTACAGATAGCTTTTCTTTACGTGACCGTCTGATACGTCTTGGCTCTGGCACTAAGAAAACTCCGTTTATTACTTTACGTCTGGTCGAAGTTCGTTCAGCTAAGACCTGGCATTCTTATTTAACAAGTGTGCTTGAACCTACAGTTTTACCACCATACGTTGTGGCTGATTTGTACCGTCGAAGATGGAGAATTGAAGATGCTTTTAATACTGTAAAGCGGCTCTTAGGTTTAAGTTATTTATGGACTGGTTCTGTTAATGGTGTTCAATTGCAGATTTGGGGTACTTGGTTATTTTATGCTGTGTTAGTTGATTTAGGTGATGCTGTCGCCGACGAACTTTCTCTACCTTTTGACTCCATTTCTCTAGAGATGATTTATCGCGGTCTTTATCATTTTTATGTTGCTCATCAAAAAGGTAAGGCAACTGACCCTATCAAATACTTTGCTGCACCAGAAAATCAAGATTTAGGCATTGTTAAACGACAACGAAAACCAAACATGTTGCTCATCGTTGCTCCTTTCCCTGATCAACAACGAGGCACACCTGAATTTTTCTTTCAGCCACCTTCTCAAATCCCCTTGACAACTGCCTCACAACCTTAA
- a CDS encoding two-component hybrid sensor and regulator: MMNISSDTKKTNTVQVLIVEDEYILALNLQESLESLGYIVVDIADTAATAIAKATALRPTLILMDIRLQGEADGIQAAEKIWHDLQIPIIYVTGHSDQSTVERATLTFPFGYILKPIREQELYVSIQTALNRYEREQFLSTVLRGMGDGVIVVDTQLHVKYLNQVAETLTGWQLQEVQDQILDQVFPIIDEQTRLPVANPIHAALEQETIVYLSDRTLLITKDQKTIPIADSAAPLRDNNGKISGAVIVFRDDTQRRLTQERNLAHERARQLEIQMAEVKRLNQLKEDFLAATSHEMRTPLSNIKMAITMLENILDRRRIVQSGKPPEVNAVARYINILRSECERELNLVDDLLNMRFVDADMYPLELTSIHLQDWLPHITESFEEFAQTQQQILQIDVPPELPNIMTDLAILTRIVSELLTNACRYTPLGKLITVTAQLTTTLNYVNLQDESSDVKIPGVEITVSNFGVEISPQEQSQIFEPFYRISQNQDQDKSSIFDSNYQALQNESALNSSTGLGLALVKKLVEYLQGTIAVTSSQGWTRFTVQLPLTLPESSD, translated from the coding sequence ATGATGAACATCTCTTCCGATACAAAAAAAACCAACACAGTTCAGGTCTTGATTGTTGAAGATGAGTATATTCTTGCTCTTAACCTACAAGAAAGTTTAGAGTCCCTGGGATACATTGTTGTTGATATTGCTGATACCGCCGCCACAGCTATTGCTAAAGCAACTGCACTACGCCCAACCTTAATTTTAATGGATATTCGACTGCAAGGTGAGGCTGATGGTATCCAGGCGGCAGAAAAAATTTGGCATGATTTACAAATCCCGATTATCTACGTTACAGGACACTCTGATCAAAGTACTGTAGAACGGGCAACACTCACCTTTCCTTTTGGTTATATTCTTAAACCTATTCGGGAGCAAGAACTCTATGTGTCCATTCAAACAGCGCTGAATCGCTATGAACGAGAACAGTTTTTGAGTACTGTGCTGCGAGGTATGGGGGATGGGGTGATTGTGGTTGATACCCAGTTGCACGTCAAGTATCTGAATCAAGTAGCAGAAACTCTTACAGGCTGGCAATTACAAGAAGTGCAAGACCAGATATTAGATCAAGTTTTTCCGATTATTGACGAACAAACTCGGCTACCTGTAGCAAATCCCATTCATGCTGCTCTAGAACAAGAAACTATTGTATATTTAAGCGATCGCACTTTACTAATTACCAAAGATCAAAAAACTATTCCTATTGCTGATAGTGCAGCACCTCTGCGTGACAACAATGGTAAGATTAGCGGTGCGGTGATAGTGTTTCGGGATGATACACAACGCAGATTAACTCAAGAACGCAACCTCGCACATGAACGCGCTCGTCAGTTAGAAATTCAAATGGCAGAAGTTAAACGGCTGAACCAGTTAAAAGAAGATTTTTTAGCCGCTACTTCTCATGAAATGCGTACGCCGTTATCAAATATTAAAATGGCAATTACAATGCTCGAAAATATTCTCGATCGCCGGCGGATCGTCCAATCAGGTAAGCCTCCAGAAGTAAATGCCGTAGCTCGTTACATCAATATATTACGTTCTGAATGCGAACGCGAGCTAAATTTGGTAGACGATTTATTAAATATGCGTTTCGTTGATGCAGATATGTACCCCTTGGAATTAACTTCCATTCATCTGCAAGACTGGCTACCTCACATTACTGAAAGCTTTGAGGAATTTGCTCAAACTCAGCAGCAAATTTTGCAAATAGATGTTCCCCCAGAATTACCTAATATCATGACTGATTTGGCTATCTTGACGCGGATTGTTTCAGAGTTATTAACGAATGCTTGCAGATATACTCCCTTGGGAAAACTGATTACAGTGACGGCTCAACTGACTACAACTTTGAATTATGTAAACCTGCAAGATGAATCATCTGATGTCAAAATTCCTGGGGTAGAAATCACCGTCAGCAATTTTGGGGTAGAAATTTCACCACAAGAACAATCTCAAATCTTTGAACCGTTTTATCGTATATCCCAAAATCAGGACCAAGATAAATCTTCGATTTTTGATTCTAATTACCAAGCTCTGCAAAACGAATCTGCACTCAATAGCAGTACAGGTTTAGGGCTGGCTCTGGTAAAAAAACTAGTAGAATATTTGCAAGGTACGATCGCAGTTACTAGTTCTCAAGGTTGGACAAGGTTTACAGTTCAGCTACCATTAACCTTGCCAGAAAGTTCAGATTAA